From the Diprion similis isolate iyDipSimi1 chromosome 1, iyDipSimi1.1, whole genome shotgun sequence genome, the window ACAATAAACTATTTTTCATAGAACGTGAACCAGTTCCAGTAAACGATGAACAGCATTACATTACTATTGTTGTATCGGTCTCTATTCCGATGTTATTACTTGCATTCATCCTACTCAGCTTATACTGGTTTTATCGACAACGTAAACTAACCTACTTCAAcgaggtaaattttttatacctgttTGGATTGCGAATTCATCGAGATAATGGGCTTTGATATACTCTCATTGATATTTCAATGTCTAGGTGCCGACATTAGAGCCTTTGCCATTACCACAACCTTCCCCAAATTTGGGTCTACGGCCAATTCAACTCTTAGAAATCAAAGCTCGCGGTCGTTTTGGGGCTGTGTGGAAAGCACAGCTGAAAAATGATGTTGTTGCTgtcaaagtttttcccatCCAAGATAAACAATCTTGGCAGTCGGAGcaagaaatatttaaactgGCGCATATGGATCATGAAGACATATTACGCTATATAGGAGTTGAAAAGCGAGGGGACAACCTTCAAGCTGAATTTTGGCTAATAACTGCGTATCATGAGAAAGGATCGCTATGTGACTTCCTTAAGGCTAATGTTGTCACATGGCCTGAAATGTGCAAAATTGCAGAGTCTATGGCAAGGTAGAATAGATGATAAGTTATTTAAACTCTGATGACAATTTGAGCCATATCTTTGATTTGGCAGCAGAAGGGCCTAATTATGAATATCTACTTTATTTAGGGGCCTAATGCATCTGCACGAGGAAATACCAGCAAATAAAGCTGATGGATACAAGCCAGCAGTCGCACATCGTGAttttaaatcgaaaaatgTTCTCCTCAAAGCTGACATGAGTGCCTGTATAGCTGACTTTGGGTTAGCTTTAATCTTTCATCCTGGGAAGCCATGCGGCGATACGCACGGACAGGTAGAGATAGTATGAATTTTATGCTATTTATTAATACAATTTAGAAACAAGGTCAAAGTTCGTTAGACTAACACAACGAAACGTTGAATATTATTGTTCGGAACTTTTAGAATTTGTTTGTAGGGATAAGTTGCAAAGCAAGTATAATGCTCTCTCTCACTAATAGTCGAGGACTTACTGCATTTCTGATAATACGaaagttgcaaaataaaaatcttcatgCCCTCTCGTCTTCCGTTAACATTATAAACTTCAACCTTGTATTCTCGAAACTAAACTCTTCAACACAGCAAAATATTGTTCGCGAAACAAACACACGTACCTATATCAGTGTGTATACGCCATAGGTTGGTACCAGACGTTATATGGCACCCGAGGTACTGGAAGGTGCAATTAACTTTACCCGTGATTCTTTTCTGCGGATCGATATGTATGCTTGCGGATTGGTACTGTGGGAATTAGCATCGAGATGTACTGTCCAAGATGTAAgcagtttttgaaattatttttccattcattCGTTTTCACACTTGTAATGCTGTCGgcaattgtcaaaaaaattttaagttatCATCTTGTTTACAACAGGGTCCCATTGGAGAATACAGACTTCCTTTTGAGGAGGAAGTTGGCCTTCACCCAACATTAGAAGACATGCAAGAAAGCGTTGTTGTTAAGAAGGAACGCCCCCTCATATTAGAAACATGGCGAAAGCACCCGGTAAGTATCCCAACTGCATCAAGTTtcctttttaattttcattatttactcattattacttttctttttgtctgaCAATCCCCAGGGTCTCTTATCACTCTGTGATACAATGGAAGAGTGTTGGGATCATGATGCTGAAGCTCGATTGTCGGCATCGTGCGTTATGGAGAGAGTTGTTACTCTAGGCAGAACGTTACATCTTAACTCATCTACTTTGATACGCATGGACCACAACAATGAGTCTCTTACCACCAAGGAATCTAGTATGTAGTTagtttgtatgtatattagctGTAGCCACACAGCACAACAACCGCTTCCCGTTCTACATTGCTTTATGTGCCAATCGGGAGCAATCGTAATCATgaggtcaatttttatttaatatttggcAACAATACACATTTGGGACACATCTTCACAATCATTAATATAGCATGACTTGATACAGTTGTAACACtatcataatattatttattgccaAACTCATTGcaactttcaaaaattgttactCTGCTAACTCTACTCGACATCAGCCTGTTCCAAACTTTTATTAAAATGTCGTAATTGTGTCCCATTGGTCACATACTGTCCAAGATTTATTCAATTCGTGGTGCTTGTGCAAATTGATAGTATGACAAATTATTTACAACCGATAGCAATCAAATAGGTATAGGCTACTCAAAACGAGGCAGCTGGCCCAAATGCTCTACAATGAATTGTACCATGGATTTGTGGACAAAAGCATGGGTAAATGTATGTTTGGGATATACCTATTTTGCACCTGTGAAGAGAAGAACAATCTTCTAATTTGACCAGTAATCAGTTTGCTACTCTTTCAGTAGAATGATTCATTTTCTCCCCTATAATTCTGTATGAGTCATTTCAGTTCACAATTGTTACCTGTGTAATACTAcctattcacttcatcattgtTAGTGAAATCTGAAACATCACAGCAGAACTTGTTAATTGTTGAGACACATATCTGgataaatttacgaaaatgaaacagtggttcaaaaaatatttagcttGCATTAGCAGCAATTAATCCTAATATATTGAATGATGCAACATTGAGTGGAGTACATAGAAAGATGCAAGtacctttattttatttgaatgaactgaattttccaaaatatacACATAACTATTGAAGCTGTTTTTGAAATCttgtctcttctcttctcttgtAACAATTGTTTGGTACTCAATACAATATCTATTTTTAGGATGGTGTAATTTGCAGATTGAAGTGAACTTGTTTGCTTCTTGGTGTTTAAGATTAGAGACAGAAAATCGACTGTCGTTGTTCGCCAGACTTGAAATTAAACATTGCAAAAACGCGAACCCGTTTCTAAACATTTCGAATTTATGATTTTCAGGCTTGAACAGCAATcaaatgaagattttttaagCTGAAGTTTTTGTTAATGTCAAGGCACTCGTTTCTCTGTTTGAAGCAGATTTCAAGTGAGTGTCTTTGGCACTACTTAAAAGTTTTTACGTTCAAAACTTTATTTAAATATGACTCGTTTTTCAACAGTGTAGCTTGGTATACATGCGTTACACATGTGTGTCAGCAAGTAGGTGGGTGAGTCtgcctgtgtgtgtgtgtgtgagtatgATTCGATGGTTTAAATAAGTCTTGGTATCAATAATTACCTTATATAAACTAACTATAGAAAAGTCAAGCTATTCAAAGAATATTAGCACATTCTCAATTAGTGTTGCAAGATTGTTGCGCTCAACTTACAAGCTATTCATTCGTACTTGTGGGGACCCAGCTCAATTCGGTCACCCTGCAGACTTCaacccttcgattttttttttcaatgatatcttgggatttgaaaaagaaaaatgtgatATAAGTGGGTTCAATTCcaattcatcaaaaatgggACCATACGGCGAAAAACGATGCGCATAGGTATGCATGATTACTATATGATTACATGAACATCCATATTCTCCGCTGTATAACCACATTTTTGACGAATTATAATTGAATCCATTCGCCAGTCAATAAGCTGTACTgtatcgattgaaaaatagGCAACAAACCATACAACGCTGATCGCTTGGAATGCTCAGCGAATAATAATTACGtttttattctgttaaaattcaTACCTTTTAAACCATCGAAAATACAATTCAGAGGCAgcgcttgaaattttttgttttcaacgaggaattagaaaaaaaaaaaaacgaaaattaatattgttcAAACTGTCGAAATATAGcattttccttttcaaatCTATTCTTGTCAACTAAAACGTGATTTACaaatcttaaaattttatttccaaaattttggaTTCAGTGTTAACCCAATAAAGACCTTGTTGTTAACACAACTTTTCCATCTCCAGATatcatcaaatgaaaattattggatTTCAAGACTTAAAAAAACTTTGGGCAACTTACAACTATGGAACGGGCttccgaaaaatttcgaattgaaaTGGGGGAGGTACTATCACGTGGTATGAGATAATCCCGAAAGGAACACAGAAATCGAAGGCGTTAATGTCTAGAGGGTGATCGAGTTAAGCTGGATTCCgacatttatattcaaacaCTTCTTAATTATTCAGGAATTGCAGTTGGCAGCTCAGTCTATATTGTGCAAGAAGGTAGTGACAAATTCATTTGTCAACAAATTTTGGCATCTCAGTTATATCTATTCTATTAGAGACCACATATAGTCTTGTCAATTACCGGTACATTGTCAGCACTGGTCAAGAAACATACAATACCTGTCTAGTAATTCATAATTGTACATTCATTATTGTAATCATGTTAATATATGAACTGTTTAATAACCATTGACACTTGCGGATACAGGTATATTTTACCTTACAGTATAAAATTGTAAGTACTAGTTATAGATAACGAATAATCATGAGATTGAAGTTCCTAACTTCAGTGCAACAAATATATAGGAGACAAATTTCATAACTGTAACCATTGGAGATGTGAAagggtgggaaaaaaattggcatgcaatttataatttgatcACTAATTTGCctactttttttctcgtccCTGAAACATTCAATGGTTAAAGTAGATGAATTATTTGTTCGTATTTTCTTATGATAACGTTACAAACTTCAATCTCATAAGTAATTAAGTACCTAAATGTAAACAATTGTAGTACTTTGACTGTACTAAAAAGCACACACTCTCAATATTGCAACAACTCCTGATACTAATATTTTAGCATTCACTGCAGGTATATAGAGACTGCTAATGTTTACAAGATCTGTCCAGTTTTTGATGGGCAACAGACAGTGAGAGATACACGGGAAATTGCAGTATTCTGCAATCATTTGCTCGATTGACATTACTATCACACTCAACGAGTCGGTATTCATGAGGTGCGAATGTATGAAAATTACCACTAGTTCTACACGTGTAGTACCAAAAAGTACCAAAATCCCTCAAGAGGGTTTGGACCCAGGTCAGGAGTcttgatatacatatagtcaATGATTAAAGTGTGAACATTGGGAGcccgaattttttaatatgtcCTAATGGAAGCTTGAGTATTTTTAAACGAGCACATAGGTggctcagaaaatgaaaaattttctcactaaacaaatatttcGTGGGTAATTAGAGATCTGGTACTTGGCAAGTACCTCCACTCCCTGCTTTTTAGTACCGTTATTGTAACTATGCGAAAATACATCTAAGTTACATTTTAGGCGATTGattttataattgtttttaataaaaatcccGAATGCATCTATTACTACATGTAGGCtgtatcataacaaagaccaTGGTCAGAAAATACATGCACCTCGGTGCATATAGactattgtaaatatatataaagtgaATTAGCATGTAGGCATatgatagaataatttttatttatctcgaTAAGTAGCGTGTAAACTGAAGAAATGGAATGttcctatatgtatgtacaagttAGCTTCGGCAGCTTACAACTTGactttttctcccccccccccccccccccccccccccaaatattctgaaagtaagaaaatggATGATGGGGATTCCTCTTTATAATTTGCATAATAGCATGTCGAAAATACTTGAACGTCCTCAATTTTCAAGATGGTCAACTGTAATAAAGctaaaaattagtaaaaattcattacagaTTTTTGAGTACTCGCACGAGGCTTgtctttgtttgaaaaattttacttaacTTTGGCATATTTTTTCCTTGGAATGCAGCTTCCTGCTAAtcttttgacgaaaattactaACTGTGTtgtatttcatgttcattatCACTTGGTTTCTAGACATTGACGTGACAGTTGTAATGTTTTTTCTATAACATTTCTAGACTCCTACCCAGTTGATAAAAATGTGTGAAATCTatgaattattgttaaatGATAGCTCATAATTTGTAAACCTCGTTTGTATAATTAATACTTTATTATGAGAACATTCTGTTTGAAAGGAGTGTAAACTACATATGTACCCATAAactttatcattttctttctgtaaaaatttactaTAACATACGTGTTTCATTATTTAcgtattgaaataataaaaaatatcaagacaTACGCTAATCGCAAACCCTGGAATCTTACCTTATCATGTAgctacatacatacctatacgttTACGTACGTGCGTTATTATTGTATTCTAGGAGTACTGCATGTAAATAAATACGGTGCACGTATAGTACAGCAGTATTCACTGCGCAACGTGGTTTCGGCGGTATCTGTCTTTTGTAGCCTTACGAGCCgatcatattttctttttattggtCCAACACATCTTTCGTGTGGGCAACGGTACGTTGTAGCTCATGCGATGCTTACACGTACTATCGGTAGGCAAAAAGAAAGGGGGAAACAGGCCCTGGaaggaatcgaataaaaatattttgcgcCGACGCACAGTAAGGGTGAAAGTCAAGAACGGTTGGCGGACCTTGCCTTACAAATTGCAATCAATGGCACGgcgagagggtgagggtgtTGCTACCGTCGGCTATTTATCCGATTTATCCCATTCGTCGAGTCTCTACTtgagtttcttatttttcaattctgaacACGTTATTTGAGGTAAATGTAGTAACTGACTACTGTCTCTTCAATGCACCGGCAGCATCAGGGGTGATTTTTTACGTATTACAACGCACGACTGTTACGTACGCGATACGCAACTGTTCGAAAAGGCATATTTCGTTACAGTCAGCCCAACATATACTACATTATTttctacgtatgtatacaagtTCTGACAACACTCGCTACTTTGCTTACCCTATAGCATTCTTAATGTTATATGGCAGGGTATAACACAAGATTTCATATTGACaacaattatttatgtatactcCACGTTATCGAGAAATCTACGATGCCATTCGcagtttcaattgaaaaacccGTCTGCCCGTGAAAAATACTAAACTTtcttttgtatgaaaaaactgaaatgatTAAATATGATTTTCTCTAGAGAGAGTGACGTATCTAATATGTGAtactaattaaataaaataattatcactcCTAGTTAATTGTAAGACAAGAACGCCTAGCAGTAGGCAACCATCACTCTTCCTCGGGATTTTCCATTTCTACAGTCTTATTACAATACAGTAATTGGATCAATGAATAATTAGACTGTGTTGATTGTTAGTGCGTTAGCAGTACCAAATAATTTTGTTCTCTCGTATGTGTACAGTATTCTATGGATAATAAGTTGAAGAAGCCTTGAAGGATGGGTAGTGGTGGAGTCAGCGAAGTCCCAACAATATTTCATCCCCGAAGATCACGTACTCCAAGCATCGTCTTGAACGAGGAACAACAGAACAACGGTCCTTATGCTAGTCCCGTGCAAGTTATACTGGAAACGTCTTCAGGTAATATCTACTGACTTCTGAGGAATCACTCCCAATAAGTACAGACTTATATATTAAGCTTGTGCgggaaatatataatatacatatataatgttaGACACCATTTTTCAGGATGCGAACAACAAGGATGTAGCGCGAGCGGAGGATGCagtgaaatttcaattgcTTGTAGATCTACGAATGACCCAGGCGGAGGAGGGCAAAGTCAACAGTCATATGCTCCAGGAAGTTCTTCAAATTCTCTATCAACATGTTATGCTTCTTGTTGTGCCGAATCGGCAAAGAAGGTAAACACTTTCTCAGTACGAATTCTACTGCAATTATGCTGAGGAAACTGTGGACTGTCAGAATTTGATTAGATAGTCTGTATATATTAGGAGTCCGTAGCAGTCATATATTGCATTTCAATTTATAGATCTACTTTGGAGTCTGTGTAACGATTTGCATAACGGCTAGCTGGGTTGGAGCAACCCattgtatgaaatatttatactttaaaAAACCAGAAACAGTTGGTCAAGAAGCTTCAATACCTTCTAATGTCTCTGGACTTCATCATCAGCATGTAAGTAGGTATCTCAGAAGGGGTACACAGCGCCTGTGAACATTGAGTAATGAGGTTTCAGCGAAATAAATTGTAGTGCAAATGTGATTTAATTAAGTGTGTATATTACTTACAGTTAACTCTGTCCTATAATGCACCATTTTTCACGACATGGTTCTGCACAAACTGGGCAGTCCTGTATTTCCCGGTATACTTTCTGTGCCGAGTAGCGAGCACAAAATGCTCAAATCCATCGGAGATTGTCGCAGAAAGTCTTCGAGGTTTTCGAGACAAAGGGTTCACAGGCGGACGCTTCTTGACACGATGCAGTCTTTTTTGTGGTCTATGGGTAGTGACAAATTACATGTACATTCATTCGCTAAGGATATTACTAGCAACAGATGTTATGGCTCTTTTTGCAACTAATGTTTGCTGTGTTTATCTTCTCTCCTGGGTTATTCTCCACGAACAATTTGTTGGCGTTCGGGTAAGACAAATGAATTGATTCGTAACTGATTGCAGCATAACATcgattgaatattttgaattacaGATAGTAGCAGTCATTTTGTGTGACACAGGAATTGCATTACTTGCATATATGGATGGTATCTCAGGTAGTCCAACTCTTGGTGGTGTAGTACTTGCAGTTTCGGCTGCTGCTGGTTCTGCAGTTTACAAAGTAAGTTACGATAATTCTAGTGTGGGATTGGATTATGCCAAATttgtattgaattatttcttatACCACGgaagaatacattttttccaacaatacAAGtcgatatgaaaataattcgaatctGGTTGCAGGTATTATTTAAAAAGGTAATAGGGGAAACTACATTCGGTCAGgtttcccttttcttttcgttgGTTGGGTTATGCAATGCTGCTTTACTGTGGCCAATTTGTCTCGCTTTGTATTTCTCGGGCGTCGAAAGTGTACAATGGA encodes:
- the LOC124405120 gene encoding putative thiamine transporter SLC35F3 isoform X5, which codes for MGSGGVSEVPTIFHPRRSRTPSIVLNEEQQNNGPYASPVQVILETSSGCEQQGCSASGGCSEISIACRSTNDPGGGGQSQQSYAPGSSSNSLSTCYASCCAESAKKIYFGVCVTICITASWVGATHCMKYLYFKKPETVGQEASIPSNVSGLHHQHLTLSYNAPFFTTWFCTNWAVLYFPVYFLCRVASTKCSNPSEIVAESLRGFRDKGFTGGRFLTRCSLFCGLWVVTNYMYIHSLRILLATDVMALFATNVCCVYLLSWVILHEQFVGVRIVAVILCDTGIALLAYMDGISGSPTLGGVVLAVSAAAGSAVYKVLFKKVIGETTFGQVSLFFSLVGLCNAALLWPICLALYFSGVESVQWNRLPWPALLSASILHLVANMLGNFSIALTYDLFITLGLITAVPVSAALDVVLYGAHFVGMKLAGIILIAVGFFLVMFPDNWPDYITRLLRNIIAMSHNARG
- the LOC124404946 gene encoding activin receptor type-2A isoform X1; translation: MPPYLMILPCLLGLLVMFTGTSFAHDVKGVTYCEFYNESMCVDQQKNCFKQEECSPQESEKRNHCYVLWERNSTTGQTNIKLKGCFLDNKDCYDKAQCIEKRNERTKLFFCCCDGNMCNQNYTWDPTQSPLQTDDDHPDGEREPVPVNDEQHYITIVVSVSIPMLLLAFILLSLYWFYRQRKLTYFNEVPTLEPLPLPQPSPNLGLRPIQLLEIKARGRFGAVWKAQLKNDVVAVKVFPIQDKQSWQSEQEIFKLAHMDHEDILRYIGVEKRGDNLQAEFWLITAYHEKGSLCDFLKANVVTWPEMCKIAESMARGLMHLHEEIPANKADGYKPAVAHRDFKSKNVLLKADMSACIADFGLALIFHPGKPCGDTHGQVEIVGTRRYMAPEVLEGAINFTRDSFLRIDMYACGLVLWELASRCTVQDGPIGEYRLPFEEEVGLHPTLEDMQESVVVKKERPLILETWRKHPGLLSLCDTMEECWDHDAEARLSASCVMERVVTLGRTLHLNSSTLIRMDHNNESLTTKESSM
- the LOC124405120 gene encoding putative thiamine transporter SLC35F3 isoform X2 — protein: MGSGGVSEVPTIFHPRRSRTPSIVLNEEQQNNGPYASPVQVILETSSGCEQQGCSASGGCSEISIACRSTNDPGGGGQSQQSYAPGSSSNSLSTCYASCCAESAKKIYFGVCVTICITASWVGATHCMKYLYFKKPETVGQEASIPSNVSGLHHQHLTLSYNAPFFTTWFCTNWAVLYFPVYFLCRVASTKCSNPSEIVAESLRGFRDKGFTGGRFLTRCSLFCGLWVVTNYMYIHSLRILLATDVMALFATNVCCVYLLSWVILHEQFVGVRIVAVILCDTGIALLAYMDGISGSPTLGGVVLAVSAAAGSAVYKVLFKKVIGETTFGQVSLFFSLVGLCNAALLWPICLALYFSGVESVQWNRLPWPALLSASILHLVANMLGNFSIALTYDLFITLGLITAVPVSAALDVVLYGAHFVGMKLAGIILIAVGFFLVMFPDNWPDYITRLLRTTSSQHHGGGRSAMNRSRRQSIQQRQFRRNYGVSSTQGDGQTLLPLPSANSTNLTYHHNINTSSSSEPSRRVPTSNSTTTNNHHRSLIVPQVQQAS
- the LOC124404946 gene encoding activin receptor type-2A isoform X3, which produces MPPYLMILPCLLGLLGTSFAHDVKGVTYCEFYNESMCVDQQKNCFKQEECSPQESEKRNHCYVLWERNSTTGQTNIKLKGCFLDNKDCYDKAQCIEKRNERTKLFFCCCDGNMCNQNYTWDPTQSPLQTDDDHPDGEREPVPVNDEQHYITIVVSVSIPMLLLAFILLSLYWFYRQRKLTYFNEVPTLEPLPLPQPSPNLGLRPIQLLEIKARGRFGAVWKAQLKNDVVAVKVFPIQDKQSWQSEQEIFKLAHMDHEDILRYIGVEKRGDNLQAEFWLITAYHEKGSLCDFLKANVVTWPEMCKIAESMARGLMHLHEEIPANKADGYKPAVAHRDFKSKNVLLKADMSACIADFGLALIFHPGKPCGDTHGQVEIVGTRRYMAPEVLEGAINFTRDSFLRIDMYACGLVLWELASRCTVQDGPIGEYRLPFEEEVGLHPTLEDMQESVVVKKERPLILETWRKHPGLLSLCDTMEECWDHDAEARLSASCVMERVVTLGRTLHLNSSTLIRMDHNNESLTTKESSM
- the LOC124405120 gene encoding putative thiamine transporter SLC35F3 isoform X1, which codes for MGSGGVSEVPTIFHPRRSRTPSIVLNEEQQNNGPYASPVQVILETSSGCEQQGCSASGGCSEISIACRSTNDPGGGGQSQQSYAPGSSSNSLSTCYASCCAESAKKIYFGVCVTICITASWVGATHCMKYLYFKKPETVGQEASIPSNVSGLHHQHLTLSYNAPFFTTWFCTNWAVLYFPVYFLCRVASTKCSNPSEIVAESLRGFRDKGFTGGRFLTRCSLFCGLWVVTNYMYIHSLRILLATDVMALFATNVCCVYLLSWVILHEQFVGVRIVAVILCDTGIALLAYMDGISGSPTLGGVVLAVSAAAGSAVYKVLFKKVIGETTFGQVSLFFSLVGLCNAALLWPICLALYFSGVESVQWNRLPWPALLSASILHLVANMLGNFSIALTYDLFITLGLITAVPVSAALDVVLYGAHFVGMKLAGIILIAVGFFLVMFPDNWPDYITRLLRTTSSQHHGGGRSAMNRSRRQSIQQRQFRRNYGVSSTQGDGQTLLPLPSANSTNLTYHHNINTSSSSEPSRRVPTSNSTTTNNHHRSLIVPQVQQDGAGDTGTDCQAVHHVT
- the LOC124404946 gene encoding activin receptor type-2A isoform X2, encoding MPPYLMILPCLLGLLVMFTGTSFAHDVKGVTYCEFYNESMCVDQQKNCFKQEECSPQESEKRNHCYVLWERNSTTGQTNIKLKGCFLDNKDCYDKAQCIEKRNERTKLFFCCCDGNMCNQNYTWDPTQSPLQTDDDHPDGEREPVPVNDEQHYITIVVSVSIPMLLLAFILLSLYWFYRQRKLTYFNEVPTLEPLPLPQPSPNLGLRPIQLLEIKARGRFGAVWKAQLKNDVVAVKVFPIQDKQSWQSEQEIFKLAHMDHEDILRYIGVEKRGDNLQAEFWLITAYHEKGSLCDFLKANVVTWPEMCKIAESMARGLMHLHEEIPANKADGYKPAVAHRDFKSKNVLLKADMSACIADFGLALIFHPGKPCGDTHGQVGTRRYMAPEVLEGAINFTRDSFLRIDMYACGLVLWELASRCTVQDGPIGEYRLPFEEEVGLHPTLEDMQESVVVKKERPLILETWRKHPGLLSLCDTMEECWDHDAEARLSASCVMERVVTLGRTLHLNSSTLIRMDHNNESLTTKESSM
- the LOC124405120 gene encoding putative thiamine transporter SLC35F3 isoform X3 → MGSGGVSEVPTIFHPRRSRTPSIVLNEEQQNNGPYASPVQVILETSSGCEQQGCSASGGCSEISIACRSTNDPGGGGQSQQSYAPGSSSNSLSTCYASCCAESAKKIYFGVCVTICITASWVGATHCMKYLYFKKPETVGQEASIPSNVSGLHHQHLTLSYNAPFFTTWFCTNWAVLYFPVYFLCRVASTKCSNPSEIVAESLRGFRDKGFTGGRFLTRCSLFCGLWVVTNYMYIHSLRILLATDVMALFATNVCCVYLLSWVILHEQFVGVRIVAVILCDTGIALLAYMDGISGSPTLGGVVLAVSAAAGSAVYKVLFKKVIGETTFGQVSLFFSLVGLCNAALLWPICLALYFSGVESVQWNRLPWPALLSASILHLVANMLGNFSIALTYDLFITLGLITAVPVSAALDVVLYGAHFVGMKLAGIILIAVGFFLVMFPDNWPDYITRLLRNIIAMSHNARWSRRHRHGLPGGTSRDVVDYRTGYIKSHLRSPSGRVR
- the LOC124405120 gene encoding putative thiamine transporter SLC35F3 isoform X4; amino-acid sequence: MGSGGVSEVPTIFHPRRSRTPSIVLNEEQQNNGPYASPVQVILETSSGCEQQGCSASGGCSEISIACRSTNDPGGGGQSQQSYAPGSSSNSLSTCYASCCAESAKKIYFGVCVTICITASWVGATHCMKYLYFKKPETVGQEASIPSNVSGLHHQHLTLSYNAPFFTTWFCTNWAVLYFPVYFLCRVASTKCSNPSEIVAESLRGFRDKGFTGGRFLTRCSLFCGLWVVTNYMYIHSLRILLATDVMALFATNVCCVYLLSWVILHEQFVGVRIVAVILCDTGIALLAYMDGISGSPTLGGVVLAVSAAAGSAVYKVLFKKVIGETTFGQVSLFFSLVGLCNAALLWPICLALYFSGVESVQWNRLPWPALLSASILHLVANMLGNFSIALTYDLFITLGLITAVPVSAALDVVLYGAHFVGMKLAGIILIAVGFFLVMFPDNWPDYITRLLRWSRRHRHGLPGGTSRDVVDYRTGYIKSHLRSPSGRVR